A genomic window from Nicotiana sylvestris chromosome 11, ASM39365v2, whole genome shotgun sequence includes:
- the LOC104221721 gene encoding uncharacterized protein → MEEQSFFNKFLINLRSNCKYYTGYPKDLGPSRVIHFTSEREFVQLLHQGYPVVVAFTIKSNYTKHLDKVLEESAAEFYPHVKFLRVECPKYPGFCITRQQKEYPFVEIFHSPEQAAAQGRVADPNITKYAVKVLPFNYDLSAYGFREYFKRHGVRTSDPN, encoded by the exons ATGGAGGAGCAATCATTCTTTAACAAGTTCCTTATCAACCTTCGTTCCAATTGCAa GTATTATACAGGCTATCCTAAGGATCTTGGACCATCGAGGGTTATTCACTTTACCTCAGAACGGGAATTTGTCCAACTTCTTCATCAAGGCTACCCTGTAGTTGTTGCATTTACAATCAA GAGTAACTACACCAAACATCTTGACAAAGTGCTAGAGGAGTCTGCAGCTGAGTTTTATCCACATGTAAAATTTTTACGT gtCGAATGCCCGAAGTACCCTGGGTTTTGCATAACAAGACAACAAAAGGAATATCCATTTGTAGAGATATTTCATAGTCCAGAACAG GCAGCTGCTCAGGGAAGGGTTGCTGATCCTAATATTACCAAATACGCTGTCAAGGTTTTACCT TTCAACTATGATCTCAGTGCTTATGGATTTCGTGAGTATTTCAAAAGGCATGGAGTTCGAACATCAGATCCTAATTAA